One window from the genome of Diospyros lotus cultivar Yz01 chromosome 11, ASM1463336v1, whole genome shotgun sequence encodes:
- the LOC127812583 gene encoding adenine nucleotide transporter BT1, chloroplastic/mitochondrial-like, translating into MGRREIKLLEGKKNGFWSGSELGIQWSLPEGGLHPGGLFACVGQVGNMGFGISPNPSNSRDNNGGFKLPYTDLYVKYVSLPEGFRVVGIPEGKEEEGLKKKRCGMKLKIKVANPSLRRLISGAVAGAVSRTAVAPLETIRTHLMVGSSGHSTTEVFHNIMKTDGWKGLFRGNLVNVIRVAPSKAIELFVYDTVNKNLSPKPSEQPKIPIPASLFAGACAGVSSTLVTYPLELLKTRLTIQGGVYNGLFDAFVKILQEGGPGELYRGLTPSLIGVIPYAATNYFAYDTLRKAYRKLVKQERIGNIETLIIGSAAGAISSSATFPLEVARKHMQVGALSGRQVYKNVLHALSSILEQEGIQGLYKGLGPSCMKLVPAAGISFMCYEACKRILVENEDDA; encoded by the exons ATGGGTAGAAGAGAAATCAAGCTTTTGGAGGGTAAGAAAAATGGGTTTTGGTCTGGTTCGGAGCTGGGGATTCAGTGGAGTCTCCCAGAGGGTGGTCTCCACCCGGGAGGCTTGTTTGCTTGTGTTGGTCAAGTGGGGAATATGGGTTTTGGCATTTCCCCAAATCCCTCAAATTCTAGAGACAACAATGGTGGCTTCAAGCTACCTTACACAGATTTGTATGTGAAGTATGTGTCTTTGCCCGAGGGTTTTAGGGTTGTTGGAATTCCGGAGGGGAAAGAAGAGGaaggattgaagaagaaaaggtgTGGGATGAAGCTTAAAATCAAGGTTGCTAATCCCTCATTGAGAAGGTTGATAAGTGGGGCGGTTGCTGGAGCCGTGTCCCGGACTGCTGTGGCTCCATTGGAGACTATCAGGACACATTTGATGGTTGGGAGTAGTGGGCATTCTACCACTGAAGTGTTCCACAATATCATGAAGACTGATGGATGGAAAGGATTGTTTAGGGGCAACTTGGTGAATGTGATAAGAGTTGCACCAAGCAAAGCCATTGAG TTATTTGTTTATGATACAGTTAACAAGAATTTATCACCAAAACCTAGCGAACAGCCGAAGATTCCCATCCCAGCCTCGCTGTTTGCAGGAGCTTGTGCCGGAGTTAGCTCTACTCTGGTTACATATCCTCTTGAGTTACTCAAAACACGGCTAACCATACAG GGAGGTGTTTACAATGGTCTGTTCGATGCATTCGTAAAAATATTGCAAGAAGGGGGACCTGGGGAGCTCTATCGCGGTCTCACCCCTAGTCTTATAGGGGTAATCCCGTATGCTGCCACCAATTACTTTGCTTATGACACATTGCGAAAAGCATACAGGAAACTTGTGAAGCAAGAAAGAATTGGCAACATTGAGACCCTTATAATTGGATCGGCTGCTGGTGCCATTTCAAGCAGCGCAACTTTCCCACTGGAGGTGGCTCGCAAGCACATGCAAGTAGGGGCTCTCAGCGGGAGGCAGGTCTACAAGAATGTGCTTCATGCACTGTCTAGCATACTTGAACAGGAAGGAATCCAGGGTTTGTATAAAGGGCTTGGTCCAAGCTGCATGAAGTTGGTTCCTGCAGCTGGGATCTCATTCATGTGTTATGAAGCTTGCAAAAGGATACTGGTGGAGAATGAAGATGATGCATAG